The nucleotide sequence GATCATTCACCTAAACTATTTTCCAGATGAATGATCAACTTATCATCAATTTACTTTTTCAATCACCAGATTGTGGTTGGTATAAATACAAATATCAGCAGCAATATTTAAGCTCTCCCTTACTATTTCCTCCGCAGATAAATGCGAAGCAAACTTCTTAAGTGCCCTAGCTGCGGACTGTGCATACATGCTTCCTGAACCAATCGTTGCTATGGATTCATCTGGCTCGATCACATCTCCAGTGCCAGAGATGATCAATACATCCTCTGCGTCTGCCACGATCATCATCGCCTCCAATTTACTGAGCATCCGGTCTGTCCTCCACTCTTTGGCCAATTCCACCGCAGCCCTTTTCATATTATTCCCAAAAGCGCCTAGCTTCTCTTCAAATTTTTCTAAAAGTGTAAATGCATCCGCAGTAGAACCTGCAAATCCTGTAACGATTTTACCATCCTGGAGCTTTCTCACTTTTTTTACACTGCTTTTGGCAATGGTATTCCCCAAAGTCGCCTGACCATCAGCCCCAATGACCACTTCTCCATTATGCTTAATCGCCACTACCGTGGTTGATCTTAATTTCTCCATAGTGTATTAAAATGTTTCCTTGCCAAACAGACAAAAACTATACTAAAAGAAAAAGTCCTGTCAGGAAAACACCAAACAGGACTTTTTGACATATTTCTTCCCAGCATACGCTAAGGAATAGTCATTAAATCAAAATTCTAACAGGATCTTCCAATAGTCCTTTCAAGGTTTTCAGGAATGCAGAACCTACCGCTCCATCCACAACCCTGTGATCACATGAAAGGGTCACCTTCATCACATTGCCTACCTGCATCTGACCGTTTTTAACCACTACGGTTTCCTTTATACCTCCTACTGCTAGGATACAAGCATCTGGTGGATTCACAATCGCCGTAAACTCTTCAATACCAAACATACCTAGATTTGAGATCGTGAAAGTATTTCCTTCCCAATCCTTAGGCTGCAATTCCTTATTTTTTGCTTTTCCACCCAAGGACTTAGCTTCTTGGGAAATTTGAGAAAGAGTCTTTCCATCAGCAAACCTGATCACTGGAACCAAAAGACCTTCTTCTACAGCTACAGCCATACCTATATGGACATGGTCATTGTACCTGATTTTATCTCCTAACCAGCTGGAATTCACTTTGGGGTGCTGACGAAGTGCAGCCGCAGTAGCTTTGATCACCATATCATTGAAAGAAATTTTCACCGGAGCGATTTCATTCATACTCTTACGGGCTTCGATTGCCTTATCCATGTTGATTTCCATGGTTAAGTAGAAGTGAGGAGCAGAGAATTTACTTTCAGCCAAACGCTTGGCAATGGTCTTTCTCATTTGGGAAACCTTCTCCTCAGTATAAGATTCCTGACCAATTCCAACAGGTGCGGTGGCCGGTGCTGTTGTCTGTACTGCCTCTACAGAAGCTGGGTTGAAGTTCTCTACATCTCTCTTGATGATTCTTCCACCTTCTCCAGAACCAGAAATCAAGGAAATCTGAATACCTTTTTCTTCGGCCATTTTCTTGGCCAAAGGAGATGCTTTTACTCTTCCATTATCGGTTGTATTACCAGCTGTGCTCGCTGCTGCTTTTGGAGCTTCTGCTTTGGCTACTGGCTTGGATGCTGCTTTTGGAGCTTCTTTCTTTTCTTCTTTTGCAGCAGGCTTTTCCTCAGCCGGCGCAGATTGTTGCGCATGGGCCTTCAACAGTGTTTCGTAATCGGCACCTTTTTCTCCGATCACCGCAATCACGCCATCAATTTCTACACTATCACCTTCCTGAACACCAATATGCAACAAAACCCCGTCATCATAGGACTCTAGTTCCATGGTTGCCTTATCTGTCTCTACTTCGGCAAGTATATCACCAGACTTCACCTCATCTCCCTCTTTCTTCAACCAAGCAGCAATGGTTCCTTCCTGCATGGTATCACTCATTTTAGGCATGGTGATCAAGGTTGCGTTGATTCCCGAGGTATCTATTTCTTCACTTGCAGATGAAGCGGCTTCAGCAGCTGGCTCCTCTTTAGTTTCTTCAGTTTCTTCTTTAGCTGATTCCGAAGCAGCTGTTCCTCCTCCTTCTATGTCCTTCAAAAGATTGTCGATATTTTCTCCTTTTTCCCCGATAATGGCAATCACGCCATTTACAGGCACTGCATCTTTTTCTTCAACACCAATATGCAACAAAACTCCCTCGTCATAAGACTCTAGTTCCATCGTCGCTTTATCAGTTTCTACTTCAGCGAGAATATCTCCAGCTTTTACTTCGTCTCCTACTTTTTTTAACCAAGCAGCGATCACACCTTCTTCCATGGTGTCGCTCATTTTGGGCATTCTTATTACTTCGGCCATAAGTTATCTATATCGAATTCAATTTTTCAGCAAGTCAAAAATAGTTCTTAAAATATCTTTATTCAAATTTAATAATAGTAATTTCAATATCAGAAAGAATGAAAACGATTCCCCTGATTCAAAAATGCCATTAATAAAAAACACAAGTTACAGCGGACCGACAATTTTATTTAACGGCCATTTACAAACCATCATCCCCGGACTTTTCAGAAAACCCCTGACATTACCCTTTGAAAGACAAAGAATTACCACCAAAGACAATGATTTTTTGGATTTGGATTTTTTAAAAAACGGCGCTCATAAAATGGTAATAATTACGCATGGATTAGAGGGGGATAGCAGAAGACCATATATGTGCGGTATGGCCAAACATTTTTTCCAACAGGGCTATGATGTCCTCACCTGGAATTTTAGGGGATGTAGTGGTGAATTGAATAAAAAACCATTTTTCTATCACTCTGGCGCTACTTATGATTTGGATGAAGTAATCCAATATGTAGAACAAGATTATCAGGAAATCTACCTTATTGGCTTTAGCCTTGGTGGAAACCTTACCTTAAAATACCTAGGAGAGCCCATACAAAGGGCTAAAAAAATCAAAAGAGCAGTGGCCATTTCTGTACCCTTGCACCTCAAAAGCAGCTGCATAAAGATTTCCACAGGTGAAAACATCGTCTATTCCAATAGATTTCTAAAGACCTTAAAACAAAAAATAAGGCTGAAATCAAAGCTGTTTCCTGAAAACATTGACATCTCCCAATTAGACAATATCAAAACACTACATGAATTTGACGATAAGTTCACTGGTCCCATGCATGGCTTCAATAATGCCAATCACTACTATGACAAATGCTCTTCCCTCTATTTTTTGGAAGGCATCCAAATACCAACCCTTCTATTGAATGCCCAAAATGATCCCTTCTTAAGTCCTGAATGTTTCCCCTTTGAATTGGGGCATTCCTTGGACAAAATCTTCATGGAATTCCCTGAAATTGGGGGACATGTAGGCTTCAGCCCTAGAAAAAGAAAAGAAATATACTGGTCCGAAAAAAGAGCGTTTGAATTTATCGATTCAGATGATTAATTTACAACAATATATGGACTAAAATTATGTGCGAAAGATATTCCCTAGGCAAGACTCAACAGGATCTTGAATCGCGATTTGGAGCAGAACTATTGGATGACTTCCATCCCAGATATAATATTGCACCAACGCAACTTCTCCCTGTCATTACATCTGATAGCCCAAAAGGCTTTTCTCACTTTTATTGGGGAGTCACACCTGATTTTTCAAAAAACAAACCAGTTTCCCTCAAATTCATCAATGCAGCCGCTGAAACAGCCCCCAACAAAGCTTCCACAAAATCAGCTTTTCAAAAAAGACGCTGTATCATTCCTGCCGACGGATATTATGCATGGAAAAAAATAGGCAAAAAAACTAAAATCCCCCACCGTTTTACCCTAGAGGACAACGCTTTGTTTTCCTTTGCGGGCATTTGGGAAGAATTTGAAAATGAAAAAGGAGACACCAATCACACCTTCCTTATATTAACTGTCCCTGCCAACAAAATCAATCGGGAATTTGCAGATCGAATGCCGGCAATATTGAACAAGGAGCAAGAGAAAATTTGGCTAGACAAATATAGCTCATTGGATCAACTTAGCGAATTATTGGCGCCCTACCCTACCGAACAAATGCTATCCTACCCTGTATCTCCTGCAGTAAACCAAATAAACCTTGATGCTGAATACCTTATCAAAAGGACCAGCCCAATGGACCAGTTTGGCAATTACACCCTGTTTGGATAAATCCTCTTTTCTCTTTTGAACAAGGTTCATCCTGTGTATTTTTGTTCAAAGACAGCAAATTCGCAACCCTTTGCCCCTTATATCAGTTTGTTTTGATGGGTGAATGGACCTACCATAAATTGAACTTTAAATGAAAAAATCCAGAATAGCAGGTGTCGGACATTATGTTCCTGACAACATCATTACCAATGACGATCTCACCAAAATCATGGACACCAGTGATGAATGGATTGTCGAAAGAACAGGTATAAAGCAAAGAAGATGGTTCACTCCAGGAAAGGACACAGTGGCCAACATGTCGGCCAAAGCCTCCAAAATGGCAGTTGAAAGAGCTGGGATAGACATGAAAGAAATTGATTTTATCATCTTTGCTACCAGTACTCCAGACTATTTTGCCCCGGGAAATGGTGTTTTGGTCCAAAGAGAACTAGGACTCCAAGGTATCGGCGCACTTGATATTCGAAATGCCTGCTCGGGCTTCCTTTATGGCTTATCTGTAGCTGACCAATTCATCAAAACTGGCATGTACAAAAACATCTTGCTCATAGGCGCAGAGATCCAATCAAGTGCTTTGGACAAAAGTACGGCGGGTAGATCTAATGCTGTCATTTTTGCAGATGGAGCAGGTGCGGCAGTGATACAAGTCACTGATCTAGAAAACTCAGGCATTTTATCAACTCATCTACATGCTGATGGAGATTATGCTGAAGAACTTTACCTTAAAGACCCTGGTAGCAGTAGAGAAGTAAGACTCTCTCCCGAGATCATTAATGAACCGAGTTTTCGCATGCAAATGAACGGCAACGTGGTATTCAAACATGCCATTGTTCGGTTCCAGGAAGTCATTAACGAAGCCTTGGCAACAAACGGAAAAACAAAAGATGATCTTGATTTGCTCGTACCCCATCAGGCCAACTTAAGGATCAGCCAGTATATACAGCAAAAATTCCAACTGCCCGACGAAAAGGTATTCAACAATATCATGCACTATGGAAATACGACCGCAGCCACTATCCCCATCGCTTTGAGTGAAGCCTGGGAGCAAGGTAAGATCCAAGAAGGAGACCTTATTTGCCTAGCTGCTTTTGGAAGTGGTTTTTCCTGGGCTTCAGCACTGTTAAATTGGTAATCACTCATGGAGAAAATCAATATTGAACTATTAGAAAACAAATCCCTTCAAACCCAAATTCATCAACTAAAAGAGCAATTCATTGGATTATTCGCCTCTATGGCCAATCAAATTCCAGACGCTGCACTCACTGCATTGCATCCCGCACACAAAGGAAAAAAAATCAGTAAAGGCAACGAACTCCAACATTGCCCATATCAAGTGTTGGATATTGTGAGAGATTTTGACAAAAAAAATGGCTTCAATATCAGATTCCTCAATTGGTGGGGGCATGGCCTGTACATCATTATTTACCATGGGGCCGCACACACACCTTGTGCAGATGAATACCATAATTATTTGTCCAAAGGTTTCGCACTAAGCCTCACTGGCTCTCCATGGGATTATAAAGGTATGATCATTCACAAAATGTACAGTACTGATATCCCGTTCGAACAAATACCAACTCATATTGATAAATTGAAGCACCTGCAATTCATAAAAAGAATCAATTATAATATTGGTGTCAAGGACTTAGAAAAATCATTGATGGAAGAATGGCGTACAATAAAGAAGTTTAAGGGCTTTGAATGATTTTTCTAAGAATTAATGATAATTTAGAAAAAGAATAGCGTTAAAAATTTGATCTACTCGCAAATAACTGAAAGAAATCAAGGAGAACCCATGAAGTACCTAATTGCAGTGTTTTTTATTTTCACCTTTGCCCTTAATACTTTTGGCCAAGGTCAAACCGTCAGAATTTTCAATGCCGATTCAAGTGTGGTAGCCACAGGTGTGCTGCTCAACGGAAAAATGAATGGTCTTTGGAAACTAAAAAATCCTGAAACGGAGCAAGTACTAGAAGAAGGATATCTTACAGAGGGAAAAAAAGACGGAATTTGGACGACCTATCATTCGAATGGAAAACGTCATATAATGGCCGAATACAAGGACAATAAACTCAATGGAAACTTTAGTAGATATGACGAACATGGCTTTCTGATAGTTGAGGCCATCTATAAAGACAGTGTCGCTATAGGTGATTATAAAGAATACTATGGCAGGAATGTATACCTCTCTGAAAACAAAAGTGGTAAGACCATCAAAAGGGAGGGCACTTTCAAAGATGGAAAACGACATGGTGAATGGCTTTCATATTATGAAAATGGGCAATTAGCCATAAAAAACAGCTATAAGGGTGGAACCCTAAATGGCCCCTACTTAGAATATTCAAGAGGAGGCCAGTTACTTATTGAAGTACAGTATGTAGATGGAGAGCCCCATGGAACTTTCAAAAGATATTCATTCAACAACCTTATCGAACAAACCGGTGAATATAACCATGGCAATAAAGTGGGTAAATGGATCAGTTATTTCCCCGATACTAAAGTGATCGCTGAAGAGCAGGAATACGACAGTAGTGGAAATAAAACAGGCACTTGGAGGTATTATTATGAAAACAAACGAATCGCCCGTGTTGAACACTACGAAAACAATATTGCTGTCGGAACATGGGAAGAATACTTCCCTAACAAGAATCTATCTAAAAGAAAAACCTATGAACTGGGTGTTCCCGTTGGAGAATATATAGAAAACCATTCAGATGGCACTGCCTCTGTAAGGGGACAATATAAAGGAGGGGTGAAGTCTGGTCTATGGAAAAGTTTTTATTCTGACGGACAGCTTTATAGTATAGGAGAGTACAAAACTGGTGTCAAATCAGGTCTCTGGAAATACTTCAACAAGATAGGGATCCTTATTGCAGAAGGAGAATACCAATTGGGATCGGAACATGGGCAATGGTTCTATTATTATGATGGAGGCCAACTTAAATCAGTGGGAAGTTATTTTTATGGATTTGAGGATGGCAAATGGGGCCTTTTCTATGACAATAAAAATCTCACGCAAGAAGAGAGTTGGAGCAATGGCCGCTTAATGGATATCAGCGAATATTATTCCTATGATGGTACCAAGACCTTGGATAAAGGAACATTAAAAGAGGGGAATGGAAGCCGTATCACCTACTACACAGACGGAACCAAAGAATCTGAAGGAAATTACAAGGAAGGGAAGCCTCAGGGCAAATGGATATATTATCACAATAATGGCAAAATCGCCTCTGCCGGACTGATGGTGGACGGTAAAAAAGAGGGCCGTTGGAATTATTATTCCCGCACTGGAAAACTTGCAGAAATCATTACTTTCAAAGATGATGAGGTAGTTCCCGAAACTCTCCCGGAACCAGAATTACCTTTTCAAATTTTCAACTAAAAACTTTAAGCCTTGGCACCTTTCTCTGTAAAGGTGCCATTTCTTTTTTATAGTCCGCAATCAATTTCACAGATTTAAAGTAAAAAGCATCATTTCGATACTTAATTTGCCAATTCGCTAAAAAATTAAGGGCATTTGGACGAGAATCACCATAAATCTTTCATTTCACAAGCTCTTTTAAGCTATATATTTTAAAATCGCCCATTTAGCAGCACCGCTTAGAATCGATATTTTAATGAAAATAGTTTATTCTTTTTTAATTTTTTTATAAAAGTATTTTTTATATTGAGCTATATTTTGTTAATTTGAGTACCCTAATAAATAAAACAAGATGAATCTAATAAATCCAAAAAAGAGCTTAGATGAAAAGGAGGGCGTAGTTGAAATAAAAAACTACCTCAACAAGATAAAAATCATCAAGAACCTCTACACCAACGGAAGTAACACGGCCAGTGAAATCTGCAATGAAGTAGGTATCAGTTTACCTACTGTCAACTCACTACTTACTGACCTTATCCAAAGCGGAAAACTGGTCAAACAAGGCAGAGCAGAATCTCAAGGAGGAAGAAAACCAGACTTATACAGATTGGCCTCTGATTCCTTTTATGTTTTATCAGTAGACATCAGCAAGTTTACTGTCCGAGCAGCCATTTATGACAGTTCTAATACCGCAGTAACCGAAACAGGCACTTTCAAAGTCACCTTGAACAATGACAAGTCCACCTTTGAAAGAATAGCTGATTTCATGGCTACATATATGGAGGAATCCGGAATTCCTAATGATAAGATCATAGCGATAGGAATATCCATGCCAGGATTGGTGGATTCTTTAAGCGGAATCAACCATACTTACCTCAAATTCGGCAAGAAAACCTTGGTAGAAAACTTTGAAGCAAAATTCAATAAAAAAGTATTTATTGAAAATGATGCCAGGGCCATGACCTTAGCTGAATTTAAGTTTAGTCAAGGCCAAAAATACAATAATGTCTTGGGCATTTTTGTAGGCTGGGGCATTGGACTTGGAATTATCATTGATGGCAAACTCTACCGTGGTGGAGCAGGATTTGCTGGTGAATTTAGCCACTCTCCTATCTTTGAATCCAGGGATATCTCTTGTACTTGTGGTAAAAAAGGATGCTTGGAAGCTGTCGCTTCAGGCACAGCCATGGTAAGAATGGCAGAAGAAGCTATCCTTAAAGACAGTGACTCTATTCTCAGCCGTATGGCAAAAGAAAAAGGAGAAAGTATTGATCCTTCCCTAATTGTAGAAGCAGCTTTGGCTGGTGACCAAAGGGCCATCACTATACTCTCTGATGTAGGACTGGACTTGGGAAGAGGGATCTCCATACTGATACAGCTATTGAACCCTGATCTCATCATAGTCGGAGGTTCTGTAGCAGAGGCCCAACAATACCTGATTACCCCTATCCAACAAGCCTTGAACATCTTCAGCATGGCCAAATCCAGGGAAAAATCAGAATTGGCACTTTATAAACTAGGTAAAGAGGTTGGTCTACTTGGAGGAGTAGCAGTGGTCATAGAAAATATTTTCGAAGATATTATTAACTAATCCACAGCATTAAATATCACATGCCGTGGCGATGAATACGAGAGCATTAACATAAAACAATTCTAAATATGCTAAGTAACTATCCTTTATCGGAAGTAGAAGAATGTTTCTTAAAAGAATCAGGTGTTGAAGAGATCACCACATTGATCCCTTACCTGACAGTAGACAATTTCCCTAAATTAGGGTTATTGACGGCATGTAGATTTTTAGAGTGGGCTGCTAATAACCCTGATGGGGTCATCAGTTTGCCTACAGGAAAAACTCCAGAGTTTTTCATCAAATGGACTCAGTTTTTACTTGAAAACTGGGACAGCAAAAAAGGAAAAGAAATCAGAAAGCAGTATGGACTTCTGGATATCAAGAAGCCTGAATTGAAAAACCTTCACTTTGTACAAATTGATGAGTTTTACCCAATTTCTTCTTCTCAGAACAACAGTTTCTACCATTACGTAAACAAGTTCTATATTGATGGATTTGGCCTGGATCCTAAGAAAGCCCTTTTGATCAATTCAGATGAAATTCCTTTAGCCGGTGGTAAACACTTTACAGAAATCTTCCCGGACTATAAAGTTGATCTTTCGCTAAGATTTAGAGAAGCTACTTCGAAATTGGAGAAACTGCAGCAGGAGTCTATTTTCCTGATTGACAAATGGTGTGGTGAATATGAGCAAAAAATCCGTGAAAAAGGTGGTATCGGCTTCTTCTTGGGAGGTATCGGACCTGATGGCCATATTGCCTTCAATACCCGTGGATCTGACATTTTCTCCACTACGAGATTGACAGAAACCAACTTTGAAACCCAAGCAGTTGCTGCTGGTGACCTTGGAGGAATTGAAGTTTCTGCCAATAGATTGGTAATCACCATTGGTTTGGACACCATCGTTTACAATCCTGAGGCTGTAGGTATCATTATCGCGGCCGGTGAGGCCAAAGCACAAATTGTAAAAGACTCTTTAGAAACACCATTGGACAATGTTTTCCCCGGCACTGTGCTGCAAAAACTGAAAAATGGACGTTTTTACCTTACCAAAGGTGCTGCATCAAAACTTACAGATAGTGTAAACAGCTATTTCAAAAATGGCGAATGGACGCAAGCAAAAACTGAAAAATCAGTTCTTGACCTTTGTAAAAAATTAGGCAAATACGCCAACAGATTGACTTTGGACGAACTTAAGGCAGACCCTTATACTTCATTAATCCCCAATCTTTCCGAAAGCACTGTTGCCTCTGTTATAGAAAGTACGATAGCCAAATTAAATAATGGCTTGGTAAAAGAAGAAAACGAAGTATTGCTTCATACCGGTCCTCACCAT is from Echinicola marina and encodes:
- a CDS encoding 3-oxoacyl-ACP synthase III family protein, which encodes MKKSRIAGVGHYVPDNIITNDDLTKIMDTSDEWIVERTGIKQRRWFTPGKDTVANMSAKASKMAVERAGIDMKEIDFIIFATSTPDYFAPGNGVLVQRELGLQGIGALDIRNACSGFLYGLSVADQFIKTGMYKNILLIGAEIQSSALDKSTAGRSNAVIFADGAGAAVIQVTDLENSGILSTHLHADGDYAEELYLKDPGSSREVRLSPEIINEPSFRMQMNGNVVFKHAIVRFQEVINEALATNGKTKDDLDLLVPHQANLRISQYIQQKFQLPDEKVFNNIMHYGNTTAATIPIALSEAWEQGKIQEGDLICLAAFGSGFSWASALLNW
- a CDS encoding pyruvate dehydrogenase complex dihydrolipoamide acetyltransferase; this encodes MAEVIRMPKMSDTMEEGVIAAWLKKVGDEVKAGDILAEVETDKATMELESYDEGVLLHIGVEEKDAVPVNGVIAIIGEKGENIDNLLKDIEGGGTAASESAKEETEETKEEPAAEAASSASEEIDTSGINATLITMPKMSDTMQEGTIAAWLKKEGDEVKSGDILAEVETDKATMELESYDDGVLLHIGVQEGDSVEIDGVIAVIGEKGADYETLLKAHAQQSAPAEEKPAAKEEKKEAPKAASKPVAKAEAPKAAASTAGNTTDNGRVKASPLAKKMAEEKGIQISLISGSGEGGRIIKRDVENFNPASVEAVQTTAPATAPVGIGQESYTEEKVSQMRKTIAKRLAESKFSAPHFYLTMEINMDKAIEARKSMNEIAPVKISFNDMVIKATAAALRQHPKVNSSWLGDKIRYNDHVHIGMAVAVEEGLLVPVIRFADGKTLSQISQEAKSLGGKAKNKELQPKDWEGNTFTISNLGMFGIEEFTAIVNPPDACILAVGGIKETVVVKNGQMQVGNVMKVTLSCDHRVVDGAVGSAFLKTLKGLLEDPVRILI
- the hslV gene encoding ATP-dependent protease subunit HslV, whose protein sequence is MEKLRSTTVVAIKHNGEVVIGADGQATLGNTIAKSSVKKVRKLQDGKIVTGFAGSTADAFTLLEKFEEKLGAFGNNMKRAAVELAKEWRTDRMLSKLEAMMIVADAEDVLIISGTGDVIEPDESIATIGSGSMYAQSAARALKKFASHLSAEEIVRESLNIAADICIYTNHNLVIEKVN
- a CDS encoding glucosamine-6-phosphate isomerase yields the protein MLSNYPLSEVEECFLKESGVEEITTLIPYLTVDNFPKLGLLTACRFLEWAANNPDGVISLPTGKTPEFFIKWTQFLLENWDSKKGKEIRKQYGLLDIKKPELKNLHFVQIDEFYPISSSQNNSFYHYVNKFYIDGFGLDPKKALLINSDEIPLAGGKHFTEIFPDYKVDLSLRFREATSKLEKLQQESIFLIDKWCGEYEQKIREKGGIGFFLGGIGPDGHIAFNTRGSDIFSTTRLTETNFETQAVAAGDLGGIEVSANRLVITIGLDTIVYNPEAVGIIIAAGEAKAQIVKDSLETPLDNVFPGTVLQKLKNGRFYLTKGAASKLTDSVNSYFKNGEWTQAKTEKSVLDLCKKLGKYANRLTLDELKADPYTSLIPNLSESTVASVIESTIAKLNNGLVKEENEVLLHTGPHHDDISLGILPHITNQLSEKTNEAHFSVLTSGFTAVTNTFVIDTLLHTKKLMDENQIQMVNYEDFFAAGYKLKKDKDVYHYLTNVASEDPEQQKRGLCHRVVRALVEIFNVPSKDKLRETINDVLSILKNSYDGEKNPPKIQKLKGMIREFEEELVWAHFGVKVKNVHHLRLGFYTGDIFTEQPEKARDVEPIVQMFREVNPTKISLTLDPEGSGPDTHYKVLQATAAAVKEWSKEKDLSELRIIGYRNVWFKFDAAESNVIVPVSLGDLSVMEDSFANCYLSQVNASFPSYAHNGKFSTIAKRTWVDQLNDVQLLLGKDYFYQHDMAKVRASHGLIFFKDMNVEEFIAHARELEKSIEGMI
- a CDS encoding toxin-antitoxin system YwqK family antitoxin — encoded protein: MKYLIAVFFIFTFALNTFGQGQTVRIFNADSSVVATGVLLNGKMNGLWKLKNPETEQVLEEGYLTEGKKDGIWTTYHSNGKRHIMAEYKDNKLNGNFSRYDEHGFLIVEAIYKDSVAIGDYKEYYGRNVYLSENKSGKTIKREGTFKDGKRHGEWLSYYENGQLAIKNSYKGGTLNGPYLEYSRGGQLLIEVQYVDGEPHGTFKRYSFNNLIEQTGEYNHGNKVGKWISYFPDTKVIAEEQEYDSSGNKTGTWRYYYENKRIARVEHYENNIAVGTWEEYFPNKNLSKRKTYELGVPVGEYIENHSDGTASVRGQYKGGVKSGLWKSFYSDGQLYSIGEYKTGVKSGLWKYFNKIGILIAEGEYQLGSEHGQWFYYYDGGQLKSVGSYFYGFEDGKWGLFYDNKNLTQEESWSNGRLMDISEYYSYDGTKTLDKGTLKEGNGSRITYYTDGTKESEGNYKEGKPQGKWIYYHNNGKIASAGLMVDGKKEGRWNYYSRTGKLAEIITFKDDEVVPETLPEPELPFQIFN
- a CDS encoding SOS response-associated peptidase, translated to MCERYSLGKTQQDLESRFGAELLDDFHPRYNIAPTQLLPVITSDSPKGFSHFYWGVTPDFSKNKPVSLKFINAAAETAPNKASTKSAFQKRRCIIPADGYYAWKKIGKKTKIPHRFTLEDNALFSFAGIWEEFENEKGDTNHTFLILTVPANKINREFADRMPAILNKEQEKIWLDKYSSLDQLSELLAPYPTEQMLSYPVSPAVNQINLDAEYLIKRTSPMDQFGNYTLFG
- a CDS encoding YheT family hydrolase → MPLIKNTSYSGPTILFNGHLQTIIPGLFRKPLTLPFERQRITTKDNDFLDLDFLKNGAHKMVIITHGLEGDSRRPYMCGMAKHFFQQGYDVLTWNFRGCSGELNKKPFFYHSGATYDLDEVIQYVEQDYQEIYLIGFSLGGNLTLKYLGEPIQRAKKIKRAVAISVPLHLKSSCIKISTGENIVYSNRFLKTLKQKIRLKSKLFPENIDISQLDNIKTLHEFDDKFTGPMHGFNNANHYYDKCSSLYFLEGIQIPTLLLNAQNDPFLSPECFPFELGHSLDKIFMEFPEIGGHVGFSPRKRKEIYWSEKRAFEFIDSDD
- a CDS encoding ROK family transcriptional regulator, producing MNLINPKKSLDEKEGVVEIKNYLNKIKIIKNLYTNGSNTASEICNEVGISLPTVNSLLTDLIQSGKLVKQGRAESQGGRKPDLYRLASDSFYVLSVDISKFTVRAAIYDSSNTAVTETGTFKVTLNNDKSTFERIADFMATYMEESGIPNDKIIAIGISMPGLVDSLSGINHTYLKFGKKTLVENFEAKFNKKVFIENDARAMTLAEFKFSQGQKYNNVLGIFVGWGIGLGIIIDGKLYRGGAGFAGEFSHSPIFESRDISCTCGKKGCLEAVASGTAMVRMAEEAILKDSDSILSRMAKEKGESIDPSLIVEAALAGDQRAITILSDVGLDLGRGISILIQLLNPDLIIVGGSVAEAQQYLITPIQQALNIFSMAKSREKSELALYKLGKEVGLLGGVAVVIENIFEDIIN